A window of Acidobacteriota bacterium genomic DNA:
CCTCTTCGAGGTGGCCTGGTGCGTCATGCTCTACCTCACGGTCCTTTCCCTTGAGGTGGCACCGGTCATCCTGGAGAAGACGCCTTTCCAGAAGGCATACCGGATCCTGACGCGTTTCGGGCTCCCGGTGATGATCCTGGGCATCATGCTTTCCACCCTACACCAGTCCAGCCTCGGGTCCATGCTGCTCATCATGCCCTTTCGCGTGCACCCCCTGTGGTACACGCCCATCCTTCCCGAGGTCTTCTTCGTCTCCGCCATTTGCCTCGGGCTCACGATGGTGATGTTCGAGTCGTCCACCACCTCCTGGATCTATCGTCGCGAACCCGAAGGGCCCATGCTCGAAGGATTGGCTCGAATCGCCTCCTTCGCGCTGGGTTTCTACCTGTTGTTGAGGCTGGGCGACCTTGCCTGGCACGGCAAGCTGGGCCTCGCCTTCGACGGCACGTGGATGGCCAATCTCTTTCTCGTGGAGATGGCCTTCTCCACCGTCCTTCCCATGGTGCTCTTCGCCATCCCCAGGATCCGCCGCTCACCCAACGCGGTTTGGTTCCTGGCTTTTCTGTCGGTCTTCGGCTTTGTCCTGAACCGCATCAATGCCTCCGGGCTCAGCCAGGTTTGGGCTACCGGGATCTTCTATTTCCCCGCCTGGATGGAAATCGCCATCAGTCTCGCCATCGTGGCCGCCTGCGCCCTGGTCTTTCTGTTCATCCAGGAGCACTTCCCCGTGGATCCGCACCACCTTGCCGAGGAGGAAAAGCGCCGGGAGGAGGAGGCCCGGTCCACGCCGGTCTTTCCTTCCCTGACCCAGGTATGGCTCGGTCACGGGTGGCGCAAGTCGGCTCGGGTCTATTCCATGTGCTTCGTCGTGGCCGCGGCCCTGGGCCTGACGCTCGCGCCCAAGAGCGAGCCCATTGCGGACACGGCCATTTCGCGTTCCCGCGGCGGCGACGTCCTCCGCGTGGGGGGCGGGCCTCGCTACGTCTTCTTCGACCACAAGAAACACGCGGACGCGGCCGGAGGCCCTCCCGGCTGCGGCACCTGCCACCACCTTCACAAGCCTGGGGACGTGGGAACGCCGTGCAGCGAATGCCACAGGACGCGGTACGCGGCCAGCGCCGTCTTCGACCACGACCTGCACGTCTCCCGCCTCAAGGGAAACGACTCCTGCAAGGAATGTCACGGGAGCGCGCCCAGGAGCCTGAAGGCCATCAAGTTTTGCGGAGAGTGCCACAAGAAAGACATGATGGCCCCGAACGGGCGAGTGAAACCATTCGAGACGGCCCGGGCCGTCGGCTTCAAGGACGCGATGCACCGGTTGTGCGTCCCGTGCCACAAGGAGAAGGCCTCCGACGCGGCCGTGAACCGGCCCGATCTCGGCCGGTGCGGGACGTGCCACGATGAAGGCACGAGTTCCGAGGCGGCCTATCGCAAGGCGACGGGCGCTTCGGGTGGGGAGGGGAAAACGTGACGCGATCGGGCGGGCCGGCCTCGGTCCTCGTCGTGGACGACGAGGAAGACATCGTGGAATACCTCTGCGCGGTCCTGGAGGACCACGGATACCGGGCCCTGCCGGCCACGGGCGCCCGGGAGGCCCTGTCCCTGGCCGGCCGGGAGCGCCCAGACCTGGTGGTCCTGGACATCATGATGCCTGGCCAGACGGGTCTCTCCCTCTACCGTCAGTTACGCGCCCTGCCCGGAATGCGGGACACGCCCGTCCTCATTCTGAGCGGGGTGGCCAGGGCCGAGGATTCGGAGCCGTCGGGCGCGCCATCCTGGCTGGACACCACCTTGGAAGGCCCGTACGTCTACCTGGAGAAGCCCATTCAGCCAAACCGCCTGCTCGCGCGTCTGGCGGAGCTCCTCCCCAGCGGAGGGTAGGGCCGTGGACGGGATCCGAGAACTCCTCCGGGAACACCTCTTCGAGCGAGCGCCCATCGCCATCGCGGTGATGGACCCGGACCACCGGATCGTCCTGGCGAACGAGGCCTTCGAATCCCTGTTCGGGGATCCGAAGGGGCGTCTGTGCCACGAGGTCATGAAGGGCCGCGGGGAGTCCTGCGAGCGGTGCACCCTGGACTGGACCTTCGCCGACGGCAAGGTAAGGGTATGCGACGACCGGCTCCTGATTCAGGGAGGCATCTCGTCCCACTTCGTGATCCGGGTGGCTCCGCTTTCCACAGAGGGCGAAGGAAAGGACTACTGCCTTTGGGTCGCGTCCAACGTGAACGAGGCCAACAGCCTGAGGCGGGAGAACGAGCTGCTTTTCGAAAAGACCCCCTGCTACGTGACGGTGCTGGACCGCGACCTCCGGATTGTGAGGGCCAACCGGCGCATGCGTGAGGCCTTCGGGAAGGCCTGGGGACACCCCTGCTACACCGTGTACAAGCGCCGCCACAAGCCTTGCCGGGAATGTCCCGCCCTCAAGGTCTTCGAGGACGGTCAAGACCACACGTCGACGCAGGTGGGGATCAAGTCCAACGGGGAGGAGGCCCACTATGTGGTGACGGCCTCGGCGCTCTCCCGAGAGGGCGGCGGGCCGGAGGGCAGGGTGAACTTCGTCATCGAAATGGCCACCGACATCACCCACCTCCGTCTGCTCGAGCACGAGAAGCTGGAGGCGGAGCGCCTCGCCGCGGTGGGCCAGACCGTCGCCGGGCTGGCCCACGGCATCAAGAACATCCTCATGGGGATGGAGGGCGGGATCTACGTGATGCAGTCGGGGCTCGAAAAAGGGGAGGGGAAGAAGGTCGACCGGGGAATGCAAATGCTCGGCCGGAACGTGGAGCGCATCTCCAATCTCGCCAAGAATCTCCTCAGCTTCTCCAAGGGATCGGTGCCGAAAGTCGCCCTCGAGGATCCGAACCGGGTGGCGAGGGAGGTGGTGGACCTCTACTCGGACATGGCCGCGGCGGCGGGAGTGCGCCTTGAGGCGGAACTGAAGGAGGGGCTTGCGCCGGCGGCCCTGGACCGGGAGGGAATGCACACGTGTCTGGCCAATCTCGTGTCCAACGCCATCGATGCGTGCCGGGCCGGCGAAACCGCGGGCTGCCGGGTGCTGGTGCGCAGCGGCGAGGACCGGGAGGTCCTTCATTACGAGGTCTCCGACAACGGATGCGGCATGGACTACAATGTGAAGAGCCGCATCTTCACGACGTTTTTTACGACCAAGGGAACCGGAGGAACCGGATTGGGGCTGCTCACGACGCGCAAGATCGTCCAGGAGCACGGAGGGCGCATCGAAGTCGAGACGGCCCAGGGTAAGGGGACTACTTTCCGGATCCTCCTTCCCCGCAAGCGGCTGCCCGCCCTCACGACGGCGGGCGAGGACGACGAGCCAGACGGCGGCGAAGAGCCGGTCAAGGAGGGGGGACATGCCCATGACGTCGGATAAGCGCGTGCTGGTGGTGGACGACGAAGAGGACGTAGTGTACTTCTTGTGCACCGCGCTGGAGGACGCCGGTTTTCAGACCGATTCGGCCTCCAGCGTGGACGAGGCCCTGCGGAAGATCGCCGAGGCCCCGCCGGACGCCATTTCGCTCGACATGGTCATGCCCGGAAAATCGGGCATCGTGCTCTTCCACGAGCTCCACCGCCATCCGGAGTGGAGGAAGATCCCGGTTCTCTTCGTCACCGGCCACGCCAAGGACGAGCGCGTCAAGAAGGACCTCGACGCCGCCTCGGCCCTCGCCGCGAGCACCCTGAGCGGTCCGGCCACGTATCTGGACAAGCCCGTCACCGCCGAGAAGTTCATCCAGGCCGTGGCCGGGATCCTGAAGGTGGACCTTCCCACGCGGGCGCCGGCGGGGAGGACGGACGCGGAAGACCTGCGCCGCCAGGTCAAGGGCCTGCTCGAAGGCGCCGACGAGGAGGCGCTCCGGGAGGCGCTCCGCCTGCTCAAGTCCAGGGAGTAGCGCGTGGGGATGCCGTCCCGATTGGTGTAGCGTAGGGCGACAGGCAGGATTCCCTCAAGCGAAGCAAGGTGCGTCGTCTTTCACGGGCCGGTTTCCGCCCGGTCCTTCCGCAAGTCCTTGTCTCTCAGGTGATTGGTCCGGAGCGGACCCCGGTGGCATTCTGCTTGCATAAATCGGATCTGGAAGGAGCCGCTTCCATGAAAGCCGTCGGGTTGAACCCTCCGAACGCCCCCCCCTCCGAAGTCCCCGCGTTTCCCCCTGCCCCCTCGGCGTTCGGCGCGAGGAGACCCGACCGGCCGGAACGCGGCGGCTCCTTCCTCCGTCTCCGCCCTGCGGATGCCCGGCGACGGGCCGTGGACCCGAGGCTGAATCCGGCGCTTCTTGGGTGAGGACCGCCGGGCGGCTCTCCCGTTGAGGGAAGACGGATTGGCAAGGGAAGGGAATGGCTGATGCGAGGCCGGCCGGGAGAGAGGGAAGGAAGGTCCGAGGGCCTGCGGGGTTCCTCCGGCGTGCCCGGAGCGAATCGGACCCGTCCAGTTCGGTCCAGTTGCGGGCCGTTTTGGCGGGTGTTCCCCATTGGCATCATTCGTACGCCCTTCCCCCGAATCGAGTCGGTGCCGGAATCGGGGAGTGAGCCGCGGACCGCCGAGGGACAGGTGGAAGTCTTCCCCGAATTCGAGGAGGGCCTGGAAGGCATCGAGCGACACACCCGCCTCTGGCTCCTATTCCTCCTGCACTGCAGGGAGGGCTTCGACCTCACCGTCCGCCGGCGCGGCTCGGGCCCGCTCACGGGCCTCTTTTCCACGCGGTGCCCGTGCCGCCCCAACCCCATCGGGATCACCCTCGTGCGACTCCTGGGCCGAAGCGGCCGGACCCTTCGGGTCGTTGGGGTCGATATGGTGAGCGGAAGCCCTTTGCTGGACATCAAACCTTTCGTCGTGTCCTCCGATGATCCATCGGGTGGTCGCACGGGAGTCGAGGCCGAGGCGAAGTGGGAGGGAAAACGGTAGCGGGACCGGAAGGGGATGCCGTCCGCGGCGCCCGGGAGCGGCCGGCCCCACCTCCAGGCTCCACGTGGAAAGGCGCGACCGGGTGGAGGAACCCTCCTCGGGTTCCGCACGATCAGCAGGAGGGTGCGATGGCGAAGGTGGCGATTCTCTACTGCAAGCGGGTCAAGGACCATTCGTGCGTGGCCTGCGCCAAGTGTTTCAAGGCCATTTCCGAACGCGCGGGGGAGTTCGCCCGCTTCGATTCCGTGGACCTTTGCGCCATGACGGACTGCGGGGACTGCCCGGGGCTGGTCGTGCCCAGGGTGAAACTCCTGAAGGAAACCGGCAAAGGGTTGGAGCGCGGGTTCGACGTTCTCTACCTCGGCACCTGCATGAGATTGGCCATGGAAACCGCCGGTTGCCCCATCGATTTCGATGCGCTGAAGCCCACGCTGGAGTCCAAATTTGGGATCCAGGTCATCCTCGGCACCCACGCCTACTGACGGGGAAGCGGCAATGGACAGAAGGGGGAGCGGTGAGATCAATCCCTTGACGGCCTCGGGGCAGGCTCCGCAGGGCGGAGACCGGGCTCGGTCGGAAGCCGTACCCCCGTCGGTCCTTTCCCTGGAGAAGCGCCGCGCCGCATTCCTCTCCCGCACGGAGCAGTACCTCCGTCTCGGCCACGACCGCCTGGCGGCGGCGGCTTTCGTGGCCTCGGCCGGGGGGGGATGGGCGGGAAAGGCCCTGGATGTGGGAACCGGGAAGGGCCTTCTGGCCGTGGCCCTGGCCCGGCTCGGGATGGAGGTCTGGAGCGTGGACATGGACCGGGGAGAGACCGAACTGGCCAGCTATCTCGCGGGGCGCGAAGCATTCTCCGGGGTAATCCGCTTTGCGGTCCTCGATGCAGGGAGCCTGCCCTTCGCGGACGGTTCCTTCGAACGGGTGGCCTCCATGGATTGTCTCCACCACCTCCTGCGGCCGGAGGAGGCTCTTCAGGAAATGGCCCGGGTCCTCTCCGACGGGGGCACCCTGGTATTGGCGGACTTCTCGCCGGAGGGGTTTGATTTGGTGTCCCGGGTGCACCGGGCGGAAGGTCGCGAACACCCCGTGGCCGGCATCTCCGTTCGACGAGCAACGGCCTTCCTGGAGAAGGCCGGCCTGCGTGCCGTCGGCGCCGCCCAGGCTCATCTCCACGAGGTCTCCTGGATGGCCAAGCCTCCCGGGAATCGGGTGGTGCCTCCGGCCCACGGCGGGGGGGCGGGTGTCCGATGAGGCCTCGGTCGAACTCGATAGTCCGGCGTTGTGGGGCATATCCCTCACCGCCGGAGAGACGGGCACGAAATGCCGGTTTTTTCCGGGTCCGCACGCTAATCAAAGAAAGGCCTGGGACCGGGGCGGCCGGGTCTCGCCATCCGAAGGGGGACGCCGGCCACCCATTCGAGAGTCCCCGCGCGGCATCGAAGCCGCCGGCGGCCTGTCAGGGCCCCTTCGAGGAGGAGTGCCAAAGATGAACGGAAAACCCACCGGGAAACGACGACCGCTTCTCTGGATCCTCTTGGGGACTCTGCTCGTCTGCGGGGCCTCCTCCCTCGTGCGGGCCGAGGAAGCGGAGAAGATCGACTCCAAGTCGTGCATCAATTGCCACGAGGAAAGCGCTCACAAGAGCAAGATCGCCGACGACCTCCGGTTATCCATCCACAAGGACCTGGGGTGCCAGGACTGCCACGCGGACAAGACCGTGTTCCCCCACGCGGCGCCGGAGAAGAAGTTCTCGGCCGGCTGCGAGGGGTGCCGCTCCTGCCACACGGAGGAGGCGGACCAGTACAAGAGGCACGGGCGGCTCAACGTGGGCGAATGCGGCGATATCCCCACCTGCGCCGCGTGCCACGGCACCCACGAGATCCTCCCCGCTTCGGCGAAGGCCTCGACCACGCACCCGGCGAACCTCCCTGCAACGTGCGGGAAGTGCCACGAGAACATCGACCTCGTGAAGAAGTACGACATCCGGATCCAGCACCCCGTGGACATCTACACGAGTTCGGTCCACGGACAGGCGGCCAAGGGCGGCGTGTACGTGGCGGCGACGTGCATCGACTGCCATTCGACGGAGGCCTCGGCCCACCAGATCCTCTCCCCGGGCGATCACGACTCCTCCATCAACCACTTCAACATTCCCAAGACGTGCGGCAAATGCCACAAGGGAGTGGAGGGGGACTACTGGGAGGGCATCCACGGAAAGCTCGCCTCGCGCGGCGAGACGGACGCGCCGGTCTGCACCACCTGTCACGGTGAGCACGGCATCATTCCGCCCTCGGATCCCCGGTCGCCGGTTTCCCGGTCCAGGGTGGCCGAGGCCACGTGCTCGCCCTGTCACGAGTCGGAGGTGCTCAACGCGAAGTACGGCCTGCCCCCGGGTCGCCTGATCACCTTCATCGACTCCTACCACGGCCTCAAGAGCAAGGCCGGGGACGTCCACGTGGCCAATTGCGCCTCCTGCCACGGAGTCCACCGGATCCTGCCCAGTTCGGACGTCACCTCCACGGTCAACCCCAAGAACCTGAGGGCCACCTGCGGCGAGTGCCACCCGGGCATCTCGGAGGCCCTCGCGGCCACTCCGATCCATGGCGTGAGAGGGGGCCTGCAGACCCGGGCGGCGGACATCGTCGAGAAGCTCTACATCGTCGTGATCGTGGTGATCATCGGCCTGATGGTCATCCACTGGCTCCTGGACCTGTGGCGCCACATCCAGGGCCTCTTGCGGCGCAAGCCTCAGGTCATCCGCATGCGGCCCGACGAGGTGGCCCAGCACGCCCTGCTCATGGTGAGCTTCATCACGCTCGTGATCTCGGGCTTCGCCCTCCGCTTCAGCGAGAGCTGGGTCTCCACGCTGTTCTTCGGCTGGGAAGGTGGGTTCGCGCTGAGGGGAACGGTCCACCGCGTCGCCGCCGTGGTGTTCGGCGGGGCCATCCTCTGGCACGCGGTTTTCCTCTTCACCCCGCGGGGGCGCAAGTTCGTCCGGGACATGTGGCCCAAACCCCAGGACTTCCGCTTCTTTCTGGATCGCATCCTCTACAACCTGGGGAAAAAGGAGAACGCGGCCTGCATCCAGCGCTTCTCCTACGTGGAAAAGGCCGAGTATTGGGCCCTGGTCTGGGGCACCGTCGTGATGGTGGCCACGGGCCTTCTGCTCTGGTTCGACAACTGGTTTATCCACTTCCTTCCCAAGGGGGCCCTGGACGTGGCCCTTGTCGTCCACTATTACGAGGCATGGCTCGCCACGCTGGCCATCGCCGTCTGGCACCTCTATTCCACGGTGTTCAGCCCCCACGTCTACCCCATGAATCCCAGCTGGATCACCGGGTACATGCCTGAGGAGATGTATCACCACGAGCACCCCGGCTATCTGGAGGAGGCGAAGAAAGAGACGGCTGAATACCTGAGAAGGGAGATCGACCGCCTTTCCCCGCACGGAGGGGACAAGAACGGGGCCGAGTGACGAAACGGGTTCGGGTGTAAAATAGATAGTGGCTTAGTAGGAGAGGCGGCGGCCCGTAGAGGCGCCGCCGGCCCGCAGCGGAGGGAGGAATCCTGCCGGCCCTGCGTTCGGACTTCGGATCGGCCCCGGGGAGGAGAGCCCATGTCCTTTAAACTGTCCACGCGAGCCCGCTACGCCCTTCGCATGATGCTGGACATTGCGCGGAACGGGGGCGAGAGCGAGCCGGTCAGTCTGTCCGGGGTTTCCGAGCGGACCCGAGTCTCCCGCGGATACCTGGAGCAGCTGGCCATCGTGCTGAGGAACCACAATCTCCTGAGGGGAGTCCTCGGAAAGCAGGGAGGATACCGGCTCGCGCGTCCGGCGCAGGAGATCACCCTCCGGGAAGTCGTGGAAGCGTCCATCGGTCCCATCGCCATTCTGGATTGCGTCTTGGAGCCGGACCACTGCGCCCAGTCCGAAGCCTGCGAATGCCGATTCCTCTATCTCCTCATCAACCACCGTGTCGTGCAAGTATTTGAAGACTACTCCCTGGCCGACCTCATCCGGCCGGGGTGGGCCGCCACGGTGAAGCGGGCCCTCGAAGAGGGAGACACCCTGGTGCTGCCCAAGGTCGCGGAGGGTAAGACCGGGTAGAGCCGCGCCCTGCATCTGTGTCGAATTGTAACGTTTTGCCTCCCCATCGGGACCTTCGCTCTGCTAACTGCAACACGCTCTATGTGAACGACTTACGTCCGCTTCTCGTGGAATGCGGACTCTGCAGATGAGGCGGGAAGCCGGCGCCTCAAGTGGGCGACTCAACCCGCCCGTTTTAATCTCCTAGTAATATTACTGGACTAGTATGAGTACCGGCCTCAGGATTTCCCCCATGAGGATATCCACGCGGGCACGCTACGCGCTACGCATGATGCTCGACATCGCCCGGAACAGCGAGGACGGCCATCCCGTGAGCCTTGCGGACGTGGCGGAGCGGACGGACCTCTCCCGGGGCTATCTGGAACAACTCACGGCGCCGCTGAGAAACCAGCGCCTGCTCAAGGGCTTCCCTGGAAAGCAGGGCGGATATCGGCTCACTCGGCCGGCCGATGCCATCACCCTGCGCCAGATCATCGAAGCCGCCATCGGACCCGTCGCCATACTCGATTGCCTGGAAGATCCCACGACCTGCCTTCGGGCGGGGGATTGCGAATGCCGCATCGTATACGGGCTGATCAACGAGGAGATCCGAAGCGTATTGGAGGCGTTCACGCTGGAGGACCTGAAGGATCCACGGCTCAAGGGGGAACTCCACGGGAAGCTGGAGGCGCGGAGAAGGGAGGCGAGGCACTGATGACCGAGAAGGTGATACGGGGAAAGACCCTCAGGCTGGTGCAGGGGGACATCACAGATCTGGACGTGGAGTCCTTCGTCTTCTACGCCAGGCCCGACCTCAAGCTGGGAACCGGCTTCGGAGGGGCCATCGCCCAGCGTGGAGGTCCCTCCATCCAGGCCGAGTTGAACGGTCTGGGCCCGCTGGAACCGGGCGAGGCCGTTGTGACCCAGGCCGGGAACCTCAAGGCGAAGCGCATCATCCACGCCGTGGGCCCGCGCCATCACGAGCCCGACGAGGAGGCGAAGCTCCGGAAGGCGGTTCGGAGCGCCCTCGCCGCCGCGGAGGCGGCCGGGCTGAAACAGGTCGCCTTCCCAGCCATGGGTGCGGGATTCTACGGGGTTTCTCTGGACCTCTCCAGCAAAGTCGTCGTGGAGGAGATCGCGGCCCACCTCGGGAACGAGTCCCGCCTGTCGGAGGTCGTGGTCTGCGTTCTGGACCAGCGCGAACTCAAGCCCTTCGGCGCGCGCGTCGGCGCCCTCGGTTAGAAAGGAACGGACATGACCGAAAGCACGCTCCTTCACTTCGCCGAGCACCGCCTCCAGGAGATCGCCCTGGTCTTCATGGCGGCCGTGTACATCCTCCGCCTGAGGTGGATGTTCTCCTTCAAGTTCGGGAAGGAAAGGCAGGCCTTTACGGGAAAGGGGAGCCCGGAGAATCGGAAGAAAGCCATCGCCTACTCCCTGTTCAACGTGGCCATGCCCTGGGCCATGGAAAGCACGCGCCGGAACCCCGTCTTCTGGATCCAGTTCGTGATCTTCCACCTCGGGGTCGTCGCGGCCATCACCCTTTCCTTCATCATTCCTTACGCGCCGGGCCTTCTCGAACTCCCCGGAGTGGTGATTTCGTTCCGCGTCTTCATCGCGGCGGCCTTCCTGGTGGGCTGCATCCGGATCGTAAGGCGGTTGGTGCGGCCGCACATCCGCGCCATCAGCACCCCCGACGACATCTTCTCCCTCGTCCTGCTGACGGTGTGGTTCCTCTTTGGGGTTCTCGCCGCGCCGAACACGCCCGAGAAGGCCGAGTGGCCCCTCCTGACCTTCTTCCTTCTGACGGCCTTCTTTCTGGTCTATGTCCCCTTCAGCAAGATCTCCCACTATCTCTACTATCCCTTCGGGCGGTACTTCCTGGGCAGGACCATGGGCCACCGGGGAGTCTTTCCCCTTCAGCGGGGCGCCGGATCGGCGGCCGCCCGGTAGGGCGGGCGCGCGGCCGTTCACGTCCAAGAGGTGACGCCGATGAGCATGGACAGATCGTACAAGGCGCAGAAGTTCCTGGAGAGGCTTCCGCAGAAGCTGTCCAGGCCCGTGGTCTCTTCCCTGGTGGGATGCGTCCACTGTGGAATGTGCACCGAATCCTGCCATTACGTGCTGACGAATCCGGACGACGTGACCTACGCTCCGGCCTACAAGGCCGACCGCATCCGCAAGATCTTCAAACGCCACGTGGATTGGACCGGGCGGGTCATCCCGTGGTGGGTGGGTGCCAAGAGCGTCTTCACCGACGAGGAGCTCGAGGAGCTGAAAGACATCGCCTTCGGAAAATGCACCAACTGCCGCCGCTGCACGCTCAACTGCCCCATGGGTGTGGACTTCGCGGTGCTGAACCGAATGACCAGGGGACTCCTCGTCCACGTGGGGGTCATGCCCGAGGGCGTGGCCGTCGTGAGCAAGGATCAGTGGGAGATCGGCAACCAGATGGGCGTCCTCAAGGAGGACTACCTGGAGACCATCCAGTGGATGTCCGACGAATTGGTGGAGGAGGTGGGCGACCCCGCGGCCGCCATCCCCATCGACAAGGTCGGGGCGGACGTCGTCTACTCCATCAATCCCCGTGAAGTGAAGTACGATCCCCGGACCATCAAGGACGCGGCGAAGATCTTTTATTACGCCGGAGAGAACTGGACCATGCCCAGCGAAGGCTGGGACATGACCAATTTCGGCCTCTTTTCGGGGGACGACGAACTCGGGGGGGCCGTGGCCCGTCGGCTCTTCGAAAAGGTGAAGGAGCTGAAAGGGAAAAAGCTCGTCATCTCCGAGTGCGGCCACGGATACCGGTCCACCCGCTGCGAAGCGCAAAACTGGGCCGGCATGGACCTCGATTTCGAGATGGAGAGTTCGGTGGTCACCATGCTCCGGTACATCCAGGAGGGGCGCATCAAGGTGGACCGGAGCAAGAACGCCCTCTCCGCCACCTACCACGACTCCTGCAACAACGCCCGCTCCTGCGGCATGTTCGAGGAGCCCCGCGAACTGCTCAAGCACGTTCTCGGTGACTTCCGGGAGATGTACCCGAACCGTGCGGAGAACTACTGCTGCACCGGCGGGGGGGGCGCCATGTCCATGTCCGAATACGCGCCCCGGCGCCTGAAGTCGGCCAAGGTGAAGGCAGACCAGCTCTCGGCCACGGGGGCCCAGGCCGTCGTGACCTCCTGCCACAACTGCGTGGACGGCCTCACGGATCTCATCAAGCACTACAAGCTCGATATGAAGGTCACCCAGCTCGTGAACCTCGTGGCGGACGCCCTCGTTCCGCAGGAGAGGAAGGCGCGCGTGGAAGTCAAGGCGCATGCCCCGGCTTTCGCCGGGAAGACCGTGCTGGTTGTGGACGACGAGCCCGACATGGTGGCCTTCATCGGCGCCGTCCTGGAAGACAACGGGGCCACGGTCCTGAAAGCCTCGAACGGCGAGGAGGCCTTGGAGCTGGCCCGCACCCGCCGGCCCGACCTCATGACCCTGGACCTTTCCATGCCCGGGAAGAGCGGGGTGGACGTCTTCATCTCTCTCCGAGAGGATCCGGATCTCCGGGCCCTTCCCATCTGTGTGATCACGGGCAAGCCCGAAATGCGGAGGCTCATCTACGAGCGTCCCGTTCCTCCGCCGGAAGGCTTCATGAACAAGCCCGTGGACGAGGAATCCCTCGTTCTCAACCTGAGGAAGATTTTCGAACTGAAGGGAAAGCTCCACTGAGGCGCTCCGATCCGAACCCGGCCGGCCCTGCGGCCGGCCGGGCGGGAGGTTCCCGTGGGTGAGCTGGAGGAGCGCCTTCTCAACAGAATGGGAGGCTGGGCGGCCCTGGTCGACGGCCGATTGAAGGTCGTGGCCTCCAGCGCCGCGGCGCGGGAGGCCTACTCCCCCCTCCCGGGGAGCACCTGCTCCCAGACCTTCGGGGTGGCGGCCGCGGACTGCGTCGATTGCCCCGTCCGCAGGGCCCTGGAGGAAGGCGCCTCCCATACCGTCGAGGAGACCTTCCGAGGCTTGTCCGGAGAGGCCGTGGAGGTATCCGTCACGGCGGTCCCTCTCCTGGGCGGGCCGGAGGGTCCCCCGCTCGTCCTTCTCCTGGCCCGCCCAAAGGGTTCTGCGGCCTCTCTGCCGGTCCAGTCTCGGCTGGCTTCCCTGGAGGCCTTCGTGGGGTCCATCACCCACGCTCTGAAGGGCGCCCTCAACTCGCTCGAAGGCGGCGTATACCTCCTGGAATCGGGCCACCGGAAGGGGGACCCCGAACGGGCGAGGGCGGGTGCGGTCATGGTCCGCCGGAACCTCGCGCGCGTCCGCTCCGTCGTGGGAAACATCCTGTACTACGCCAGAGACCGGGAGGTGCACTCCGAGACGCTCTCCGCCAGGGAGGTCGTGGAGTCGACCCTGGCCGGTTGCCGGAAGATCTCCGAGGCGTTGAACGTGGATCTGACCGGCCGTTCCGCCGAGGCTTCCTTTCCGGGCGATCCGAACGCCATCCAGGCCATGCTCGTCAACCTCGTGGAGAGCGCCCTCGACGCCTGCGGCGGCGAGGAGGCGAACGGAGGCGGGCACGTCGTCCTGGAAGCGCGGAGCGACCCGCCGTGGATCGTGTTCGAAGTCCGCCACGGAGGGACTCCGATCGATCCGGCCACCCTCGCGGGCGCGCT
This region includes:
- a CDS encoding cytochrome b/b6 domain-containing protein; the protein is MNGKPTGKRRPLLWILLGTLLVCGASSLVRAEEAEKIDSKSCINCHEESAHKSKIADDLRLSIHKDLGCQDCHADKTVFPHAAPEKKFSAGCEGCRSCHTEEADQYKRHGRLNVGECGDIPTCAACHGTHEILPASAKASTTHPANLPATCGKCHENIDLVKKYDIRIQHPVDIYTSSVHGQAAKGGVYVAATCIDCHSTEASAHQILSPGDHDSSINHFNIPKTCGKCHKGVEGDYWEGIHGKLASRGETDAPVCTTCHGEHGIIPPSDPRSPVSRSRVAEATCSPCHESEVLNAKYGLPPGRLITFIDSYHGLKSKAGDVHVANCASCHGVHRILPSSDVTSTVNPKNLRATCGECHPGISEALAATPIHGVRGGLQTRAADIVEKLYIVVIVVIIGLMVIHWLLDLWRHIQGLLRRKPQVIRMRPDEVAQHALLMVSFITLVISGFALRFSESWVSTLFFGWEGGFALRGTVHRVAAVVFGGAILWHAVFLFTPRGRKFVRDMWPKPQDFRFFLDRILYNLGKKENAACIQRFSYVEKAEYWALVWGTVVMVATGLLLWFDNWFIHFLPKGALDVALVVHYYEAWLATLAIAVWHLYSTVFSPHVYPMNPSWITGYMPEEMYHHEHPGYLEEAKKETAEYLRREIDRLSPHGGDKNGAE
- a CDS encoding Rrf2 family transcriptional regulator — its product is MSFKLSTRARYALRMMLDIARNGGESEPVSLSGVSERTRVSRGYLEQLAIVLRNHNLLRGVLGKQGGYRLARPAQEITLREVVEASIGPIAILDCVLEPDHCAQSEACECRFLYLLINHRVVQVFEDYSLADLIRPGWAATVKRALEEGDTLVLPKVAEGKTG
- a CDS encoding Rrf2 family transcriptional regulator, yielding MRISTRARYALRMMLDIARNSEDGHPVSLADVAERTDLSRGYLEQLTAPLRNQRLLKGFPGKQGGYRLTRPADAITLRQIIEAAIGPVAILDCLEDPTTCLRAGDCECRIVYGLINEEIRSVLEAFTLEDLKDPRLKGELHGKLEARRREARH
- a CDS encoding macro domain-containing protein, whose protein sequence is MTEKVIRGKTLRLVQGDITDLDVESFVFYARPDLKLGTGFGGAIAQRGGPSIQAELNGLGPLEPGEAVVTQAGNLKAKRIIHAVGPRHHEPDEEAKLRKAVRSALAAAEAAGLKQVAFPAMGAGFYGVSLDLSSKVVVEEIAAHLGNESRLSEVVVCVLDQRELKPFGARVGALG
- a CDS encoding response regulator — encoded protein: MSMDRSYKAQKFLERLPQKLSRPVVSSLVGCVHCGMCTESCHYVLTNPDDVTYAPAYKADRIRKIFKRHVDWTGRVIPWWVGAKSVFTDEELEELKDIAFGKCTNCRRCTLNCPMGVDFAVLNRMTRGLLVHVGVMPEGVAVVSKDQWEIGNQMGVLKEDYLETIQWMSDELVEEVGDPAAAIPIDKVGADVVYSINPREVKYDPRTIKDAAKIFYYAGENWTMPSEGWDMTNFGLFSGDDELGGAVARRLFEKVKELKGKKLVISECGHGYRSTRCEAQNWAGMDLDFEMESSVVTMLRYIQEGRIKVDRSKNALSATYHDSCNNARSCGMFEEPRELLKHVLGDFREMYPNRAENYCCTGGGGAMSMSEYAPRRLKSAKVKADQLSATGAQAVVTSCHNCVDGLTDLIKHYKLDMKVTQLVNLVADALVPQERKARVEVKAHAPAFAGKTVLVVDDEPDMVAFIGAVLEDNGATVLKASNGEEALELARTRRPDLMTLDLSMPGKSGVDVFISLREDPDLRALPICVITGKPEMRRLIYERPVPPPEGFMNKPVDEESLVLNLRKIFELKGKLH
- a CDS encoding ATP-binding protein, whose amino-acid sequence is MGELEERLLNRMGGWAALVDGRLKVVASSAAAREAYSPLPGSTCSQTFGVAAADCVDCPVRRALEEGASHTVEETFRGLSGEAVEVSVTAVPLLGGPEGPPLVLLLARPKGSAASLPVQSRLASLEAFVGSITHALKGALNSLEGGVYLLESGHRKGDPERARAGAVMVRRNLARVRSVVGNILYYARDREVHSETLSAREVVESTLAGCRKISEALNVDLTGRSAEASFPGDPNAIQAMLVNLVESALDACGGEEANGGGHVVLEARSDPPWIVFEVRHGGTPIDPATLAGALGDVYVPHGADRAGLWIHAACRVARAHGGTVAFSMTEAGEARWVVRLPDR